The genomic DNA CTGCCTCACCAACACAAACACACTCAATTTCAGTTCAACAGTACTATCGCCTTCAACTACAGTTGATCAGAGAACAATGCTGTTTCGCGGCAACTTGCTGAAGTGTTGAAATtagtttttgttctgcattggcATGAAAGCAAAacctttcaaacattttcacaaacatCAAGGGAGAGTGCATGGGTAAGGCACTGGCCTGTGGTGGGGGAGACCccagtttcaagtccctgctccccagcagagtTTTTTatcccagatcactctgaatctgtcagagcaggaacttgaatctGAGTCTTCTACATCACAGGCCAatgccctaatcaccaggctcTAGAATACTGTATAAGACTCACTTTCCCCTGCCTTAAAAAACTTCCTACCTATTCAATTAAGACTTCATCAAAACCAGAACATCTCagtgaaaacaatatattttgatGAATTTTGTTAGTCTTAGTTTTCTCTGTTGCTgcatatttcttgttttgatctcGACGCTTCCTGTTTTGCTCTCCTGATCCAATCCACTTCCCTCCTGCATAGGCACTCTGAGGATACCAAGACTGTTCTCACCAATTCTTTTCTCATCAGAAGAAGcacatcaccaaaatgaatgaGGTAAGCAGTGTATTGGTGAAGTGTGTTAATAGACCAATGAAACAGTTGATTTGGAAGTGGCAGTTCTATGAAGTGCTGGACAAATTGTCATGACCTTGGGAGTGATTGACTAATGAGAGTTATTTGTGATGATGTGATGTTTCATAGACTGTCTTGTCATTGGATATCCCGCTGAAGTTTTCATACGGAGTTCTGTGGACTATTCCAGAAGATTATCTCCCCCACATATAGTTCAATTACGATTTTATTATGCTCATTGGCCACCATATTTCCAGGAACTCAATGAACAAATACTACAAGGAGTACAGTGCTAATTTGAATGCTAGAAAAAATGTGGATCTTTCATTGGCTCTTAGTAATATTGCTAAAgcgcaaaaaaaacaacaaatatactATGCTAGAAGAAAGACCTGTAAATATGGTAAAATAACATTCAAGGTTAGAGACCATGTTATGTAAATGGTGGagtctttgtaacttgaagtctttaaaccatgatttgaggacttcagtaactcagccaataGTTAGGGGTctatcacaggagtgggtgggtgaggttctgtggcttgcaatgtgcaggaggtcagactagatgatcatgaggtcccttctgaccttaaaggctcTGAGTTATTTTTCAGCTATTCTCCAGACTCCTTCAAACACATCTGTCATTTTGAGAAAAATCTTCGATTAAAATAGtgtattttcacagttgtgggaaagaTCTAATGCTGGAGAAGACAATAAAGATCTAGATTGTCTGAGCTGTGCTCAGTGCAAGtatgcagtgggggagagagaatttTATTTAGAGAACATTGTGTGTACCACCAACTGAAGCAGAACATTTCTGAGGGAGCCCTTTGTTAGAGTTTTGACAGCATATCACTGGAGTGCACAAGGATTTTGGTGGTCAGGATGATGAGGAAACAGGACCGCCAAGAGGACTAAGGGGGTCTgcggtctttggcggcgggggtcccccgcttcggcggtaattcggcggcagggggtccttccactctgggacccatcgctgaagtgccctgaagagtCGCCGCCAGGCCCGCCACTGCCGAATTACCTCTGAAgtgggacccaccaccgaagtgcagccgagtcttcggcggtaatttggcggtgggggatccccgctgcgggtcttcagggcacttcagcggcgggtcccagagcggaaagaccccctgctgccgaattactgctAAGACCTGACTGCACatcggcggcgggtcctgcttcggcggtaatttggcagcagggggtcctttctccccagagtggaaggaccccccactgccaaagacccggagtggaagaagctccgggggcccaggccctgtgagagttttcctgGGCCttcggagcaagtgaaggaccccactacAAGGgacccgaaaaactctcgtgggggcccctgcggggcctggggcaaattgccccacttgcccccacctctgggcagccctatgAGGAAAAGGTGGATTTGGAAGAGAAGTGACTGGGAGTAGTATTTGTATCTTAACTTTCAAACACTGTTGGGGCCAAATATTTCCATGACTTTTATTGAGACACCGGGATGTAtctaaaagcagaatttgatcctttCTGTCTCATACCATCAATTCTCCATTGTTTACACAATAGAGAGAACTTGCAGAAATGAGCACTAATGTTTACACTAACTGTCTGTATTGTTTTTGCAGGTAGAACTCAACTACACAGACTATCCAAACTATCCATTTGATTATGATCAAATTACATCACCATGTGACAAGGGGGATGTCAGAAACTTCACAAAAGTATTTTTGCCAATTGCATACTCAATTATATGTGTCCTAGGCTTAGTGGGTAACATCTTTGTAGTAATGACCTTTGCTTTATATAAAAAACCCAAGTCTATGACAGATATATACCTTTTCAACATGGCCATAGCAGACATATTGTTTGTTCTCACTCTTCCATTCTGGGCAGTAAATTATGCTGCTGAAAAATGGATCTTTGGTGACTTCATATGCAAAATTACCAGAGGTATTTATGCAATCAACTTCAATTGTGGTATGCTGCTCTTGGCCTTTATCAGTATGGACCGATACATTGCTATTGTACAGGCAACAAAGTCATTTAAACTTCGGGCTAGAACGCTAGCATACAGTAGACTGATCTGTTTGACTGTATGGATATCGTcaattttaatttcctgttcCACTTTCATATTCAGTCAAAGCTACAGCCACTCCGTCAATGAAACAGAACAGATttgtgaacacagatccaataCCGAGACAAAAGGCACTACTTTGAAATTATTGCTGCTGGGTATGCAACTTCTATTTGGATTTTTTATCCCTCTGCTGTTTATGGTATTTTGCTATGCATTCATTGTCAAAAGCTTGGTGAAAGCTCAGAATTCcaaaagaaacaaagcaataTGTCTGATTGTATTAATTGTGATTGTTTTCCTGGTTTGTCAAGTACCATATAACATGGTTCTTCTTGTGACTGCAATAAATATGGGTAAATTGAATAAACTGTGTGATAGTGAAAAGCAAATAGCCTTTGCGAAGTACATTACAGAAGTCCTGGCCTTCTTCCATTGTTGTTTGAACCCAGTGCTCTACGCTTTTATTGGGGTGAAATTTAGAAGTTACTTTGTGAATATAATGAAGGACCTTTGGTGCCTGAGATACAAGAAATACAAGACCAGGAGTTCAAGGATAAGTTCTGATACCTATCACTCAAGGCAGACAAGTGAAATTATGAGTGACAATGTGTCATCCTTTACTATGTAATATAACTTCAACATTATTATGAAGGAGCTTTGATTATATTCATTCAACAATCCAAACCAATCTCATTATTCATGTCACAGCTAGTGATTTTGACTTTCCAACATCCTAAATAGTAGTTTCTATGATATACAGCTCCCTCCCTCAAAACAATTAACATAAACAGAAGAATGATAtgactatggggaaaaaaaagtccatctagcccagtatcctgtcttccgacagtggccagtgccaggtaccccagagagaatgaacagaacaggtaatcagtgatccatcccctgtcgctaattcc from Chelonoidis abingdonii isolate Lonesome George chromosome 3, CheloAbing_2.0, whole genome shotgun sequence includes the following:
- the LOC142045779 gene encoding C-C chemokine receptor type 6-like; this translates as MNKYYKEYSANLNARKNVDLSLALSNIAKAQKKQQIYYARRKTCKYGKITFKVELNYTDYPNYPFDYDQITSPCDKGDVRNFTKVFLPIAYSIICVLGLVGNIFVVMTFALYKKPKSMTDIYLFNMAIADILFVLTLPFWAVNYAAEKWIFGDFICKITRGIYAINFNCGMLLLAFISMDRYIAIVQATKSFKLRARTLAYSRLICLTVWISSILISCSTFIFSQSYSHSVNETEQICEHRSNTETKGTTLKLLLLGMQLLFGFFIPLLFMVFCYAFIVKSLVKAQNSKRNKAICLIVLIVIVFLVCQVPYNMVLLVTAINMGKLNKLCDSEKQIAFAKYITEVLAFFHCCLNPVLYAFIGVKFRSYFVNIMKDLWCLRYKKYKTRSSRISSDTYHSRQTSEIMSDNVSSFTM